One Acidobacteriota bacterium DNA segment encodes these proteins:
- a CDS encoding ABC transporter ATP-binding protein produces MNENSKSDPTLADSSAAEASSGETPTGAPVVEPPVVEPLRKPPRLGAEERSQSIVFENVSRFYGEVLGVNRVNLVLPPGITGLVGPNGSGKSTLMNLMTGLLRPTRGRVELLGITPDHPERLFHRVGYCSQFDAFPKGMTGRQFLTSFLRIHGHGNAEAQRRAERALARVGLTEAGNRKVAGYSKGMRQRIKLANAIAHDPEILILDEPLNGLDPMARAEVIALFQELRDAGSFLIISSHILHELDMVSDRVVLLDHGYVVAEGEVEGVRDEMDDRPLQVLIRCDRPEVVAAAVFGDGQAVGVQLHQDRGGLVVSTRNADRLHLLLNRIVVEQQVQVEAVAPADADVHALYEYLIGERGGKG; encoded by the coding sequence ACGCCCACCGGCGCTCCCGTCGTCGAGCCGCCCGTGGTTGAGCCCCTGCGCAAACCACCCCGGCTGGGGGCGGAGGAGCGCTCCCAAAGCATCGTCTTCGAGAACGTCTCGCGCTTCTACGGCGAGGTCCTGGGGGTCAACCGGGTGAACCTGGTGCTGCCACCGGGGATCACCGGCCTGGTGGGGCCCAACGGTTCGGGCAAGAGCACCCTGATGAACCTGATGACCGGTTTGCTGCGACCCACCCGCGGGCGCGTGGAGCTGCTGGGCATCACCCCCGACCATCCGGAGCGGCTCTTCCACAGGGTGGGCTATTGCAGCCAGTTCGACGCCTTTCCCAAGGGCATGACCGGGCGCCAATTCCTCACCTCCTTCCTGCGCATTCACGGCCACGGCAACGCCGAGGCCCAGCGCCGGGCGGAGCGGGCTCTGGCCCGGGTGGGGCTCACCGAGGCCGGCAACCGCAAGGTGGCGGGCTATAGCAAGGGCATGCGCCAGCGCATCAAGCTCGCCAACGCCATCGCCCACGATCCGGAGATCTTGATCCTCGACGAGCCCCTCAACGGTCTCGATCCCATGGCCCGGGCGGAGGTCATCGCCCTCTTCCAGGAGCTGCGGGACGCCGGCAGCTTCCTGATCATCTCGAGCCACATCCTCCACGAGCTGGACATGGTTTCCGACCGGGTGGTGCTGCTGGATCACGGCTATGTGGTGGCGGAAGGTGAGGTGGAGGGCGTGCGGGACGAGATGGACGACCGGCCCCTACAGGTGCTGATCCGTTGCGACCGGCCGGAGGTGGTGGCCGCCGCGGTCTTCGGCGATGGCCAGGCGGTGGGGGTCCAGCTGCACCAGGACCGCGGCGGCCTGGTGGTCAGCACCCGCAACGCCGACCGGCTGCACCTGTTGCTCAACCGCATCGTGGTGGAGCAACAGGTGCAGGTCGAGGCGGTGGCGCCGGCGGACGCCGACGTGCACGCACTGTATGAGTATTTGATCGGCGAACGGGGAGGCAAGGGATGA